The Vulpes vulpes isolate BD-2025 chromosome 8, VulVul3, whole genome shotgun sequence genome has a window encoding:
- the ANKRD33 gene encoding photoreceptor ankyrin repeat protein isoform X1 gives MSEASSCPDPETPASGCSLGALYWACVRNDPVQLQAALDGGVSPEEAAQVDGNGRTGLMVACYRGFGSVVALLSRCPFLDVNQQDKEGDTALMLAAQAGHVPLVSLLLNYYPGLDLERRDQRGLTALMKAAMRDRCADLTAVDPVRGKTALEWAVLTDSFDTVQRIRKLLRRPRIEQLSQQYQPEWPALPGLVAQAQAQAAPSLLERLQATLSLPFAQPPQEGGVLDHLVTITTSLASPFLTTACHTLCPDCPPTLGTRSKSVPELLGTAPPPPPAPQPPQVVPGSRVLIPYQSRQGMLSVCPQWLQPRDSSTPRPQAPKIHLSKASSPPRQFKLEFRPRETQKLALPVWRYQELRLERRRQEEEARWAQNQGKMG, from the exons ATGTCTGAGGCGTCGTCCTGCCCCGACCCGGAGACCCCTGCCTCGGGCTGCAGCCTGGGGGCCTTGTACTGGGCCTGTGTCCGCAATGACCCTGTCCAGCTCCAAGCCGCGTTGGACGGTGGGGTCTCCCCGGAAGAGGCTGCCCAGGTGGATGGCAATGGGAGG acagGCCTCATGGTCGCCTGCTACCGCGGCTTCGGCAGTGTGGTGGCCCTGCTCAGCCGCTGCCCCTTCCTCGATGTGAACCAGCAGGATAAAGAAGGGGACACAGCCCTCATGCTGGCTGCCCAAGCAG GCCATGTGCCTCTGGTGAGTCTCCTGCTCAACTACTACCCGGGCCTGGACCTGGAGCGCCGGGACCAGCGGGGGCTAACAGCGCTGATGAAGGCCGCCATGCGGGACC GGT GCGCTGACCTGACCGCGGTGGACCCTGTTCGGGGCAAGACGGCCCTGGAGTGGGCAGTGCTGACGGACAGCTTCGACACCGTGCAGAGGATCCGGAAGCTGCTGCGGCGCCCGCGCATAGAGCAGCTCAGCCAGCAGTACCAGCCCGAGTGGCCAGCCTTGCCCGGGCTtgtggcccaggcccaggcccaggctgccCCATCTCTCCTAGAGCGACTGCAGGCCACCCTGAGCCTCCCCTTTGCCCAACCTCCGCAGGAGGGGGGGGTCCTAGACCATCTTGTGACCATCACGACCAGCCTGGCCAGTCCCTTCCTCACCACAGCCTGCCACACTCTGTGCCCGGACTGCCCACCTACGCTGGGCACCCGGAGCAAGTCTGTGCCAGAGCTGCTGGGCactgccccacccccgcccccagccccgcagcccccccagGTAGTCCCTGGCTCCCGGGTCCTCATCCCCTACCAGAGCCGTCAGGGCATGTTGAGTGTGTGCCCTCAGTGGCTACAGCCCAGAGACAGTAGCACCCcgaggccccaggcccccaagaTCCACCTGTCCAAGGCATCCTCACCTCCCAGACAGTTCAAGCTAGAGTTTAGGCCTCGAGAGACTCAGAAGCTAGCCCTTCCTGTGTGGAGATACCAGGAGCTcaggctggagaggaggaggcaggaggaggaggctaGGTGGGCACAGAATCAGGGGAAGATGGGCTAG
- the ANKRD33 gene encoding photoreceptor ankyrin repeat protein isoform X2, whose translation MSEASSCPDPETPASGCSLGALYWACVRNDPVQLQAALDGGVSPEEAAQVDGNGRTGLMVACYRGFGSVVALLSRCPFLDVNQQDKEGDTALMLAAQAGHVPLVSLLLNYYPGLDLERRDQRGLTALMKAAMRDRSECVAALLMAGAWGLDRGLPDSSCNRMGLCADLTAVDPVRGKTALEWAVLTDSFDTVQRIRKLLRRPRIEQLSQQYQPEWPALPGLVAQAQAQAAPSLLERLQATLSLPFAQPPQEGGVLDHLVTITTSLASPFLTTACHTLCPDCPPTLGTRSKSVPELLGTAPPPPPAPQPPQVVPGSRVLIPYQSRQGMLSVCPQWLQPRDSSTPRPQAPKIHLSKASSPPRQFKLEFRPRETQKLALPVWRYQELRLERRRQEEEARWAQNQGKMG comes from the exons ATGTCTGAGGCGTCGTCCTGCCCCGACCCGGAGACCCCTGCCTCGGGCTGCAGCCTGGGGGCCTTGTACTGGGCCTGTGTCCGCAATGACCCTGTCCAGCTCCAAGCCGCGTTGGACGGTGGGGTCTCCCCGGAAGAGGCTGCCCAGGTGGATGGCAATGGGAGG acagGCCTCATGGTCGCCTGCTACCGCGGCTTCGGCAGTGTGGTGGCCCTGCTCAGCCGCTGCCCCTTCCTCGATGTGAACCAGCAGGATAAAGAAGGGGACACAGCCCTCATGCTGGCTGCCCAAGCAG GCCATGTGCCTCTGGTGAGTCTCCTGCTCAACTACTACCCGGGCCTGGACCTGGAGCGCCGGGACCAGCGGGGGCTAACAGCGCTGATGAAGGCCGCCATGCGGGACCGTTCGGAATGCGTGGCTGCCCTCCTCATGGCAGGTGCATGGGGCCTGGACCGGG GGCTCCCAGATTCCAGCTGCAACAGGATGGGACTCT GCGCTGACCTGACCGCGGTGGACCCTGTTCGGGGCAAGACGGCCCTGGAGTGGGCAGTGCTGACGGACAGCTTCGACACCGTGCAGAGGATCCGGAAGCTGCTGCGGCGCCCGCGCATAGAGCAGCTCAGCCAGCAGTACCAGCCCGAGTGGCCAGCCTTGCCCGGGCTtgtggcccaggcccaggcccaggctgccCCATCTCTCCTAGAGCGACTGCAGGCCACCCTGAGCCTCCCCTTTGCCCAACCTCCGCAGGAGGGGGGGGTCCTAGACCATCTTGTGACCATCACGACCAGCCTGGCCAGTCCCTTCCTCACCACAGCCTGCCACACTCTGTGCCCGGACTGCCCACCTACGCTGGGCACCCGGAGCAAGTCTGTGCCAGAGCTGCTGGGCactgccccacccccgcccccagccccgcagcccccccagGTAGTCCCTGGCTCCCGGGTCCTCATCCCCTACCAGAGCCGTCAGGGCATGTTGAGTGTGTGCCCTCAGTGGCTACAGCCCAGAGACAGTAGCACCCcgaggccccaggcccccaagaTCCACCTGTCCAAGGCATCCTCACCTCCCAGACAGTTCAAGCTAGAGTTTAGGCCTCGAGAGACTCAGAAGCTAGCCCTTCCTGTGTGGAGATACCAGGAGCTcaggctggagaggaggaggcaggaggaggaggctaGGTGGGCACAGAATCAGGGGAAGATGGGCTAG